In Papaver somniferum cultivar HN1 unplaced genomic scaffold, ASM357369v1 unplaced-scaffold_80, whole genome shotgun sequence, the following proteins share a genomic window:
- the LOC113345051 gene encoding protein SAWADEE HOMEODOMAIN HOMOLOG 2-like has protein sequence MGRPPNVGPGPSFRFTANEVAEMEACLQKANFVVPSMEVICSIAEKFCASAERSGKMIVQEKQVLNWFQNRRHAQKTKTMKPPENLSVNPKSQVPHMMPVPSGRSASDSNVLMEFEGRSSRDGAWYDVAAFISHRMFETGDPEVRVRFAGFGGEDDEWINVLKHVRQRSLPCDASECVAVLAGDLILCFQEGKDQALYYDAHVLDAQRRRHDARGCRCRFLVRYDHDQAEEIVPLRKVCRRPETNYRLRLLRSSRDVGVNPKREVGETN, from the exons ATGGGAAGACCTCCAAACGTCGGACCTGGCCCGTCCTTCCGATTTACAGCCAATGAG GTAGCGGAGATGGAGGCTTGTTTACAAAAAGCTAATTTTGTAGTACCAAGCATGGAAGTTATTTGCTCTATTGCCGAGAAGTTTTG TGCATCAGCAGAGCGATCAGGAAAGATGATTGTGCAGGAGAAGCAG GTGCTGAATTGGTTCCAAAATAGGAGACAtgcacaaaaaacaaaaacaatgaaGCCTCCTGAAAACTTGAGCGTGAACCCCAAGTCCCAGGTGCCTCATATGATGCCTGTTCCTTCAG GAAGAAGTGCTTCAGATAGTAATGTTTTAATGGAGTTTGAAGGCAGATCATCTAGGGATGGTGCATG GTATGATGTGGCAGCGTTTATCTCTCATAGGATGTTTGAAACAGGTGATCCG gaAGTTCGAGTACGATTTGCaggatttgggggagaagatgatGAGTGGATTAATGTACTCAAGCATGTGAGACAGCGATCTCTCCCATGTGATGCATCGGAATGTGTTGCAGTGCTTGCTGGAGATCTGATACTTTGCTTTCAG GAAGGTAAAGATCAGGCTCTCTACTATGATGCACATGTTCTTGATGCGCAAAGACGTAGACATGATGCACGAGGATGTCGATGTAGGTTTCTTGTGCGTTATGATCATGATCAGGCTGAG GAGATTGTTCCATTGAGGAAGGTGTGCCGCCGACCAGAAACTAATTACAGATTGAGATTACTCCGTAGCTCAAGGGATGTGGGAGTGAACCCAAAGAGGGAAGTTGGGGAGACAAACTGA